A window from Kovacikia minuta CCNUW1 encodes these proteins:
- a CDS encoding Coenzyme F420 hydrogenase/dehydrogenase, beta subunit C-terminal domain, translating to MTQAPPHQKAKALKPSSRRPAKELCSECGLCDTHYIHYVKDACAFLTQHIAELEEQVHGRSRDLSNPDAWYFGVNQDMMAARKQEPIPGAQWTGIVSTIAIEMLNRGMVEGVVCVQNTEEDRFQPKPVIARTPEEILAARVNKPTLSPNLSVLEQVEQSGMKRLLVIGVGCQIQALRTVEKQLGLEKLYVLGTPCVDNVTRAGLQKFLDTTSRSPDTVVHYEFMQDFRVHFKHEDGSTETVPFFGLKTNQLKDVFAPSCMSCFDYVNSLADLVVGYMGAPFGWQWIVVRNDLGQEMLDLVQDVLETQPVMSQGDRRNAVQQSIPAYDKGVTLPMWAAKLMGVVIEKIGPKGLEYARFSIDSHFTRNYLYVKRNHPEKLATHVPEYARRIVGQYKLPD from the coding sequence ATGACCCAAGCGCCTCCTCACCAAAAAGCAAAAGCGCTCAAACCCTCCAGTCGCCGCCCTGCGAAAGAACTGTGTAGCGAGTGTGGGCTGTGTGACACCCATTATATTCACTACGTTAAGGATGCCTGTGCTTTTCTGACTCAGCATATCGCTGAATTGGAGGAACAGGTGCATGGACGGAGCCGCGATTTGAGCAATCCCGATGCCTGGTATTTTGGGGTAAACCAGGACATGATGGCAGCCCGCAAGCAAGAACCGATTCCAGGGGCGCAATGGACGGGAATTGTCAGCACGATCGCGATTGAAATGTTGAACCGGGGCATGGTGGAAGGTGTGGTCTGCGTCCAGAACACGGAGGAAGACCGATTTCAACCCAAACCTGTGATTGCCCGTACTCCGGAGGAAATTTTGGCGGCACGGGTGAACAAGCCCACCCTGTCTCCCAATTTATCTGTACTGGAACAGGTGGAACAATCCGGCATGAAACGGTTGCTGGTGATTGGCGTCGGTTGCCAGATCCAGGCGCTTCGCACGGTTGAAAAGCAACTTGGGCTGGAGAAACTCTACGTTTTGGGAACGCCTTGTGTCGATAATGTCACCCGTGCGGGGTTACAGAAGTTCTTGGATACCACCAGTCGATCGCCCGATACCGTTGTCCATTACGAATTCATGCAGGACTTTCGGGTTCACTTTAAGCATGAGGATGGTTCAACCGAAACCGTGCCCTTCTTTGGTCTAAAGACCAACCAACTGAAGGATGTGTTTGCCCCCTCCTGTATGAGCTGCTTTGATTACGTCAACTCCCTCGCCGATCTGGTGGTGGGTTACATGGGCGCACCCTTTGGCTGGCAGTGGATTGTGGTCCGCAACGATCTCGGTCAGGAAATGCTGGATCTGGTGCAGGATGTGCTGGAAACTCAACCTGTGATGTCCCAGGGCGATCGCCGCAATGCAGTTCAGCAAAGTATTCCTGCCTACGATAAGGGCGTTACCTTGCCCATGTGGGCAGCCAAACTAATGGGCGTCGTGATCGAAAAAATTGGTCCCAAGGGTTTGGAGTATGCTCGCTTTTCGATCGACTCCCA
- a CDS encoding type II toxin-antitoxin system VapC family toxin — MRVLIDTNVVLDFLQEREPFVENASRLFERIDDGETEGFIAATTITNIYYIVRRAAGRAVAQDAITQVLSDLNICTVDLEVLEQAVALNFEDFEDAVQYACAVAYSVDAIVTRDVSGFINAEIPVVLPEDIDTINGAG, encoded by the coding sequence ATGCGAGTTCTGATTGATACTAATGTTGTTCTTGATTTTTTACAAGAACGAGAGCCATTTGTGGAAAATGCATCAAGATTATTTGAGCGTATTGATGATGGGGAAACTGAGGGATTTATCGCAGCAACGACAATAACTAACATTTACTACATTGTACGTAGGGCAGCAGGAAGGGCAGTGGCGCAAGATGCAATTACTCAGGTATTGAGCGATCTAAACATTTGTACAGTCGATTTAGAGGTGCTAGAACAAGCTGTTGCATTAAATTTCGAGGATTTTGAAGATGCAGTACAGTATGCTTGTGCGGTAGCATATAGCGTTGATGCGATCGTAACTCGTGATGTCTCTGGATTTATAAATGCAGAAATCCCTGTAGTCTTGCCTGAAGATATTGATACTATCAATGGTGCTGGGTGA
- a CDS encoding Uma2 family endonuclease: MTQALEQRTYTREEYLEFEMASEERHEYVNGEIRLMTGGTPDHNELAINLATLLKSALRGKPYRIFGADQRLWIPALSEIPARGRNLYTYPNLMVVEKPLQLQTGRTDTVTNPCFIAEVLSKSTQDYDHGEKFSAYRTIESFREYLLIDQYSIHVEHYVKTAANQWLLSEYDDPDVTLSLSAFEAQIEIIALYENIEIGA; the protein is encoded by the coding sequence ATGACACAAGCACTTGAGCAACGCACCTATACCCGTGAAGAATATCTGGAATTTGAAATGGCTTCGGAGGAACGCCATGAATACGTAAACGGAGAAATTCGACTCATGACGGGAGGCACACCTGACCACAACGAACTGGCAATTAATCTTGCAACCCTGCTCAAATCTGCTTTGCGAGGCAAGCCCTACCGGATTTTCGGAGCCGATCAACGCCTGTGGATACCCGCGCTCTCCGAGATACCCGCAAGGGGTCGCAATCTTTACACCTATCCCAATCTGATGGTTGTCGAAAAACCCCTACAGCTTCAAACCGGGCGTACCGACACCGTGACCAATCCCTGCTTCATTGCTGAAGTACTATCCAAATCAACCCAAGATTATGATCACGGCGAAAAGTTTTCTGCTTACCGCACCATTGAAAGCTTCCGCGAATATCTCCTCATTGATCAGTACAGTATTCACGTAGAACACTACGTCAAAACGGCTGCTAATCAATGGCTACTATCAGAATATGATGATCCAGATGTTACATTGTCGTTGAGTGCGTTTGAAGCTCAAATCGAAATCATTGCCCTCTATGAAAACATTGAGATTGGCGCTTAA
- a CDS encoding type II toxin-antitoxin system VapC family toxin, whose product MSAVLLDTHAFIWLVEDSPKLPQPIKERIAVTNDIFVSIASFWEIGIKLKKAQIFLSCDFNEIESRFLETDLQLLPISIQDTIQQYNLPFYLAEHKDPFDRIIISQAISRSLPLVSKDKEFDAYPIEKVWA is encoded by the coding sequence ATGAGTGCAGTTTTACTAGACACCCATGCTTTTATTTGGCTTGTAGAAGATAGCCCCAAGCTTCCACAGCCTATCAAAGAAAGAATAGCTGTGACGAACGATATTTTTGTCAGCATTGCCAGTTTTTGGGAAATTGGAATAAAGCTTAAAAAAGCGCAGATTTTTTTGAGCTGTGATTTCAACGAAATTGAGTCCAGATTTCTGGAAACCGACTTACAGTTACTCCCAATCTCGATACAAGATACGATTCAACAATATAATCTTCCCTTTTATTTAGCAGAGCACAAAGATCCCTTTGATCGTATTATTATTTCTCAGGCAATCAGTCGATCTCTCCCTCTTGTGAGTAAAGACAAAGAATTTGATGCTTATCCCATCGAAAAGGTATGGGCATGA
- a CDS encoding type ISP restriction/modification enzyme, which produces MSKAKIFYFTLQDEQTKEEKLDWFERTRFEHIPFDNITPDQKANWINLTNNDFDSFLPLIDKEVKIGKSQEAIFQLFSAAVKTQRDEWVYDFSKDALIERMSYFADTYQERLENNVVRELDIKWDRELDNHLKRSVIKKFDSLSIVSALYRPFVSMSFYFDKHFNGVTYQLPSLFPASQDKNFVICCTDAGSQKPFMTIASNKIPDIHVVGAACSAQCLPLYRYDENGNRIDNITNWGLTQFQTHYNAPTITKEAIFHYTYAVLHHPAYRTKYELNLKREFPRLPFYADFHQWATWGKALMDLHLNYETIEPYGLRRVDIATTRRKGGSSQTIDDQPTLFEQDPPLQNPSDTTKPIKRTTPKAKLKADKTEGKIILDTETTLEGIPAVAWDYKLGNRSALEWILDQYKEKKPKDPTIAKLFNTYRFADYKEHVIDLLQRVCTVSVRTMEIIQQMPDTVEHKGG; this is translated from the coding sequence ATGAGCAAGGCAAAGATTTTTTACTTTACGTTGCAGGATGAGCAAACGAAGGAAGAAAAGCTTGACTGGTTTGAACGGACACGGTTTGAGCACATTCCGTTTGACAACATTACGCCGGATCAAAAGGCGAATTGGATTAATTTAACAAATAATGATTTTGATAGCTTTTTGCCATTGATTGATAAGGAAGTGAAGATTGGGAAATCTCAAGAAGCTATTTTTCAGCTTTTCTCGGCAGCAGTTAAGACTCAACGAGATGAATGGGTATATGACTTCTCGAAAGATGCCTTAATTGAGCGAATGAGTTATTTTGCAGATACTTACCAAGAGCGACTAGAAAATAACGTAGTACGAGAATTAGATATTAAATGGGATCGAGAACTGGATAACCACTTAAAGCGTAGTGTGATCAAAAAGTTTGATTCATTAAGCATTGTTTCAGCTTTGTATAGACCATTTGTTTCAATGAGTTTTTATTTTGATAAACACTTCAATGGAGTAACCTATCAACTTCCAAGCTTGTTTCCTGCCAGTCAAGATAAAAACTTTGTTATTTGCTGTACTGATGCTGGCTCACAAAAACCATTTATGACTATTGCCAGCAATAAAATTCCTGATATACATGTCGTTGGTGCAGCCTGTTCTGCTCAATGTCTTCCCCTCTACCGCTACGACGAAAACGGGAATCGCATCGACAACATCACCAACTGGGGCTTAACCCAATTCCAGACTCACTACAACGCCCCCACCATCACCAAAGAAGCCATCTTCCACTACACCTACGCTGTTCTCCACCATCCCGCCTACCGCACCAAATACGAACTCAACCTCAAACGTGAATTTCCCCGCCTGCCCTTCTACGCCGACTTCCACCAATGGGCAACCTGGGGCAAAGCCCTGATGGATTTGCACCTGAACTACGAAACCATCGAACCCTACGGATTGCGACGGGTTGACATTGCTACCACGCGACGTAAGGGCGGGTCTAGCCAGACGATTGATGACCAACCGACATTATTTGAACAAGACCCGCCCCTACAGAACCCATCAGACACTACCAAACCGATCAAACGCACCACACCCAAAGCCAAACTTAAAGCCGACAAAACCGAAGGCAAAATCATCCTCGACACCGAAACCACTCTGGAAGGTATCCCCGCTGTTGCCTGGGACTACAAACTCGGCAATCGCTCCGCCCTGGAATGGATTCTCGACCAATACAAAGAAAAGAAACCCAAAGACCCGACGATCGCCAAACTCTTCAACACTTACAGGTTTGCAGACTACAAAGAACACGTCATCGACCTGTTGCAACGAGTCTGCACTGTCAGCGTTCGCACGATGGAAATCATTCAGCAAATGCCAGATACCGTTGAGCATAAGGGAGGTTGA
- the vapB gene encoding type II toxin-antitoxin system VapB family antitoxin produces the protein MIKPTILEKLEKLPEALQTEVLHYIEFLLEKHTTPPIQKETPKKRRLAGSMKGTFVLPLPDNFDEPLEEFEDYM, from the coding sequence ATGATAAAACCAACTATTCTAGAAAAGCTGGAAAAGCTGCCTGAAGCACTTCAAACAGAAGTACTTCATTACATTGAATTTCTGCTAGAAAAACATACGACACCACCTATCCAAAAAGAAACACCCAAAAAGCGTCGTTTGGCTGGTTCTATGAAAGGCACATTTGTGTTGCCGTTACCAGATAACTTTGATGAACCTCTAGAAGAATTTGAGGACTATATGTAA